One Campylobacterota bacterium DNA window includes the following coding sequences:
- a CDS encoding Hsp20/alpha crystallin family protein — translation MHVSKRLVIALAAAPLLLAAAPTKPCTAGCPFWGIEEMENFFNRSYPRANGYASTMQEDDKRYLITIDLPGIDKKEIKVETSGNRLSVSGERKEESTGKESSERSYARFQQSFLLPPDANLDAIEASSKNGVLTVTVPKTGKKVSKRIEVK, via the coding sequence ATGCATGTATCCAAACGTCTTGTCATCGCTTTGGCCGCTGCGCCCCTCTTGCTGGCGGCAGCCCCGACCAAACCGTGTACTGCGGGTTGCCCGTTTTGGGGAATCGAAGAGATGGAAAATTTTTTCAACCGTTCCTACCCGAGGGCGAACGGCTACGCATCGACGATGCAGGAAGACGACAAACGCTACCTCATCACGATCGACCTTCCGGGGATCGACAAAAAAGAGATCAAAGTCGAAACGTCGGGCAACCGTCTGAGCGTGTCGGGAGAGCGTAAAGAGGAGAGTACCGGCAAAGAGTCGTCCGAGCGTAGCTATGCCCGATTCCAGCAAAGCTTCCTCCTCCCCCCCGATGCCAATCTCGACGCGATCGAAGCAAGTTCGAAAAACGGCGTTCTGACCGTTACCGTACCCAAAACGGGGAAAAAGGTATCGAAACGAATCGAGGTCAAATAA
- the purL gene encoding phosphoribosylformylglycinamidine synthase subunit PurL, with protein MSTPLPDIEKVLKQHKLSTGDYEHIKKILGREPNLVEIGIFSAMWSEHCSYKSSKKHLSGFPTKAPWVIQGPGENAGVIDIGGGYAAVFKMESHNHPSFIEPYQGAATGVGGIMRDVFTMGARPIANLNALRFGNVLNNDDVSKHQRFLVRGVVSGIGGYGNCMGVPTIGGETSFDECYNGNILVNAFTLGLAKSDEIFYGRAEGIGNPVIYVGSKTGRDGLGGAVMSSDSFTEASKSLRPTVQVGDPFTEKLLLEACLELFKTDYVVGIQDMGAAGLTSSSFEMAGRAGSGMIMHLDKVPAREEGMQPYEFMLSESQERMLICAKKGSEQAIIDIFEKWDLDCAVIGEVTATGKMELFWHGEKCAEVPVDPVSEEAPVLDRPMSEPKYLSEIKNVKLSDFEAVGNQAAFEKLISSMEVVDKGWIYQQYDSMVQTNTIKKGGELDASVIRVKENGVALAMSADCNVRYCYIDPKAGAAAAVIESGRNVAMSGATPKAITDCLNYGNPENPEVMWQFAQGCLGIKEACAELNTPVIGGNVSLYNETNGKSVFPTPSIAMVGVNEDQNKVLLSSFQKEGNVLYLVGESKSEFGGSLYMKELYNVVAGTIPEIDYDKERALWNLVIEANKKGLLASAKDCSAGGAAIALAKMACVSAKGVKASINVADSRDIFAESMSRAIIEVAPENCAAFEAMVGTLACQKIGTVGGDTFALNDVAMNLAAMRDVYYNTFKKVIEGDL; from the coding sequence GTGAGCACTCCACTTCCAGATATCGAAAAAGTTCTCAAGCAGCACAAGCTGTCGACGGGTGACTACGAACACATCAAAAAAATTCTCGGACGCGAACCGAATCTCGTCGAAATCGGTATTTTTTCGGCAATGTGGAGCGAACACTGCAGCTACAAATCTTCCAAAAAACACCTGAGCGGCTTTCCGACGAAAGCGCCGTGGGTCATCCAGGGACCGGGTGAAAACGCCGGGGTAATCGATATCGGCGGCGGCTATGCCGCGGTCTTTAAAATGGAAAGCCACAACCACCCCAGCTTTATCGAACCGTATCAGGGAGCCGCGACGGGCGTGGGTGGAATCATGCGCGACGTCTTTACGATGGGGGCCCGCCCGATCGCGAACCTGAATGCACTCCGTTTCGGAAACGTCCTGAACAACGATGATGTGAGCAAGCACCAGCGTTTCCTCGTGCGCGGCGTCGTCTCGGGGATCGGCGGATACGGCAACTGCATGGGGGTTCCGACCATCGGCGGCGAGACGAGCTTCGATGAGTGCTACAACGGCAACATCCTCGTCAATGCGTTTACCCTCGGTCTGGCGAAAAGCGACGAGATTTTCTACGGACGTGCCGAAGGGATCGGAAACCCCGTCATCTACGTCGGCTCCAAAACGGGGCGCGACGGCCTGGGCGGCGCGGTGATGAGTAGCGACAGCTTCACCGAAGCGTCCAAAAGCCTCCGCCCGACAGTACAGGTGGGGGATCCGTTCACCGAAAAACTGCTTCTCGAAGCGTGTCTGGAACTCTTCAAAACCGATTACGTCGTCGGGATTCAGGACATGGGTGCCGCAGGCCTCACCTCCAGCTCGTTCGAGATGGCCGGACGCGCCGGAAGCGGTATGATCATGCACCTGGACAAAGTTCCGGCGCGCGAAGAGGGAATGCAGCCCTATGAATTCATGCTCTCCGAATCGCAGGAGCGGATGCTCATCTGTGCGAAAAAAGGGTCCGAGCAGGCGATTATCGATATTTTCGAAAAATGGGACCTCGACTGCGCCGTGATCGGTGAAGTCACCGCGACGGGGAAAATGGAGCTGTTCTGGCACGGCGAAAAATGCGCCGAAGTCCCCGTCGATCCGGTGAGCGAGGAAGCCCCGGTACTCGATCGTCCGATGTCTGAGCCCAAGTACCTCTCCGAGATCAAAAATGTCAAACTCTCTGATTTTGAAGCGGTCGGCAACCAAGCCGCGTTCGAAAAACTGATTTCTTCGATGGAGGTCGTCGACAAAGGGTGGATCTATCAGCAGTACGACTCGATGGTACAAACCAACACGATCAAAAAAGGGGGCGAACTCGACGCTTCCGTGATCCGTGTTAAGGAAAACGGCGTTGCATTGGCGATGAGTGCCGATTGTAACGTCCGCTACTGCTACATTGATCCTAAAGCCGGAGCCGCGGCTGCCGTCATCGAGAGCGGCCGTAACGTCGCGATGAGCGGTGCGACCCCCAAAGCGATCACCGACTGTCTGAACTACGGAAACCCCGAAAACCCCGAAGTGATGTGGCAGTTTGCGCAAGGGTGTCTGGGGATTAAGGAAGCGTGTGCCGAACTCAACACCCCCGTCATCGGCGGTAACGTGTCGCTCTACAACGAAACGAACGGCAAATCGGTCTTCCCGACCCCTTCCATCGCGATGGTGGGCGTTAACGAAGACCAGAATAAAGTATTGCTCTCTTCGTTCCAGAAAGAGGGGAACGTCCTCTATCTCGTCGGCGAAAGCAAAAGCGAGTTCGGCGGATCGCTGTACATGAAAGAACTTTACAACGTCGTTGCCGGAACGATCCCCGAGATTGACTACGACAAAGAGCGTGCTTTGTGGAACCTCGTGATCGAAGCGAATAAAAAAGGGCTGCTCGCTTCGGCCAAAGACTGCAGCGCCGGCGGGGCCGCGATCGCACTGGCGAAAATGGCCTGCGTCAGCGCCAAAGGGGTCAAAGCCTCCATCAACGTCGCCGATAGCCGCGACATTTTCGCCGAGAGCATGAGTCGCGCGATCATCGAAGTCGCGCCGGAAAACTGCGCCGCGTTCGAAGCGATGGTCGGGACTCTGGCCTGCCAGAAAATCGGAACGGTCGGCGGCGATACGTTTGCCCTCAACGACGTGGCGATGAATCTTGCCGCAATGCGCGATGTCTACTACAACACCTTCAAAAAAGTGATCGAAGGGGATCTGTAA
- the murA gene encoding UDP-N-acetylglucosamine 1-carboxyvinyltransferase, which produces MDYLRIQGPTKLQGTVVISGAKNAALPLITLALLAHNKVTMTNMPEVADIKTLLKLLQNLGASCNLENHTLTIDTSTVNHTMANYDIVKTMRASILVLGPLLARFGHCEVSLPGGCAIGQRPIDLHLKALEQMGAQITIHAGYVHAVAPEGLKGAHIVFDKITVTGTANIVMAAALAHGKTVIQNAAREPEVVQLCEILRDSGIDIRGIGTSELVIMGTGGKTIDMIDFEVIPDRIEAGTYLCAAAITDSSITLEKVRPDHLDAVTAKLEQMGCTFDIGETTMTIHPAEKLKPVDIITQEYPAFPTDMQAQFMALAVRANGASTIEERLFENRFMHVSELQRLGSEIKLSGHTATVIGPSELFGADVMATDLRASSALVLAGMAAEGTTNVHRIYHLDRGYENLEQKLRALGATIDRLKE; this is translated from the coding sequence ATGGACTATTTACGCATTCAAGGCCCCACAAAGCTCCAGGGCACCGTTGTGATCTCCGGCGCGAAAAATGCCGCACTGCCCCTTATCACGCTGGCATTGCTGGCACACAATAAAGTCACGATGACCAACATGCCCGAAGTCGCGGACATCAAAACGCTGCTCAAACTGCTCCAGAATCTGGGCGCTTCTTGCAACCTGGAAAACCATACCCTCACGATCGACACCTCGACGGTCAACCATACTATGGCCAATTACGACATCGTCAAAACGATGCGCGCGTCAATCCTTGTCCTGGGCCCCCTGCTGGCTCGCTTCGGCCATTGCGAAGTTTCGCTTCCGGGCGGATGCGCCATCGGGCAGCGCCCCATCGACCTGCACCTCAAAGCGCTCGAACAGATGGGAGCGCAAATCACGATCCACGCGGGATACGTCCATGCCGTGGCGCCCGAAGGGCTCAAAGGGGCGCACATCGTATTCGATAAAATCACCGTGACCGGAACGGCCAACATCGTCATGGCCGCAGCACTCGCTCACGGCAAAACGGTGATACAAAACGCCGCGCGCGAACCCGAAGTCGTCCAGCTGTGCGAAATCCTCCGCGACAGCGGAATCGACATTCGCGGTATCGGTACTTCCGAACTGGTGATCATGGGAACCGGGGGGAAAACGATCGACATGATCGATTTCGAAGTGATCCCCGACCGGATCGAAGCGGGGACCTATCTGTGTGCCGCCGCCATCACCGATTCGTCGATCACCCTTGAAAAAGTACGCCCCGACCATCTCGACGCCGTCACCGCAAAACTTGAGCAGATGGGATGCACGTTCGACATCGGCGAAACGACGATGACGATCCATCCTGCCGAAAAACTCAAACCCGTTGATATCATCACCCAGGAATACCCTGCGTTCCCGACCGATATGCAAGCGCAGTTCATGGCCCTCGCCGTCCGTGCCAATGGAGCGAGCACTATCGAAGAGCGCCTGTTTGAAAACCGTTTTATGCACGTCAGTGAATTGCAGCGTCTGGGTTCCGAAATCAAACTCAGCGGCCATACGGCCACGGTTATCGGTCCGTCCGAACTCTTCGGGGCTGACGTGATGGCCACCGACCTTCGCGCCTCCAGTGCCCTCGTCCTGGCCGGAATGGCTGCGGAAGGGACGACCAACGTCCACCGCATCTACCACCTCGACCGCGGATACGAAAACCTCGAACAAAAACTTCGCGCACTCGGCGCGACGATCGACCGCCTCAAAGAATAG